A region of the Betaproteobacteria bacterium genome:
CACCCCGAGATCTTCAGCGTGGTGTTCGTGAGCCTGGTGCGCGCGGGCGAGCTCGCGGGCACGCTGCCGGAGGTCTTCGAAAGCCTGGCCGCGTCGCTGCGCTGGCAGGATGAGTTGAACTCGATGACCAAGCGCCTGATGATCTATCCGACCTTCGTACTGCTGGTCGTGAGCGCCGTGGTGATGTTCCTGCTGGTATGGCTGGTGCCGCAGATCACCCAGCTCATCAAAACGATGCGGGTGGAGGTCCCGATCCAAACGCGGATACTGACATTCGTCTCGGATACCGTGCGCGTATGGTGGCCGGTGCTCGTCGCCGTCCCGATACTGATCGCCGTTCCACTGGCGGTCTGGATCCGGCGCAGCGACAAGGCGCGCTACCTGTGGGATTACGCCAAGCTGCGCATTCCCTTGACCGGCCCCATTCTGCAGAAGATCATCCTGTCGCGTTTCGCCAGCTTCTTCGCCATGATGTACCGCTCGGGGATCACCGTGCTCGACGCGCTTCGCAACAGCGAGGAGATCGTGGGCAACCGGGTCATCGCGGACGGGCTGCGCCGGGCGACGCAGCAGATCACGGCTGGGGACAGCCTGGCGGAAGCCTTCCAGAACACCGGCATCTTCCCCAACCTGGTGGTGCGCATGCTGCGCCTGGGCGAAGCGACCGGGGCGCTCGACACCGCGCTCATGAACGTGAACTACTTCTACGACCGGGACGTGCGCGAGTCGGTCGACAAGGCGATGAAGGTCATCGAGCCGGCGCTTACGATGGTGCTCGGGCTGATCCTGGCCTTCATTCTGTGGGCGGTGCTCTCGCCCGTGTACGATATCCTCGGTAAATTGAACATATGACCTGTCCTGTCGTAGCGCCGATCGCCGACATGCGGCCCCGGGANNNNNNNNNNNNNNNNNNNNNNNNNNNNNNNNNNNNNNNNNNNNNNNNNNNNNNNNNNNNNNNNNNNNNNNNNNNNNNNNNNNNNNNNNNNNNNNNNNNNNNNNNNNNNNNNNNNNNNNNNNNNNNNNNNNNNNNNNNNCCCCCAACCCCTCTCCCGGTGGGAGAGGGGAGCGTCGTGTGCCCGCTGGGCGGGCAGTTTTCTGGGTAGCGCATAGATGGCCGACAAGCTCCTCATCTGCATCTCGCCCGAGCAGGCCACCGTGGCCA
Encoded here:
- a CDS encoding type II secretion system F family protein, giving the protein MASFTYKAIDKQGRPARGSLDAANEVDLELRLRRMGLDLITCRMHEKSHSRRARGSVSRVDLITFCIDIEQITRSGIPLIDGLRDLRDAMENPRFREVLTSVIEDMEGGKVLSQCLAAHPEIFSVVFVSLVRAGELAGTLPEVFESLAASLRWQDELNSMTKRLMIYPTFVLLVVSAVVMFLLVWLVPQITQLIKTMRVEVPIQTRILTFVSDTVRVWWPVLVAVPILIAVPLAVWIRRSDKARYLWDYAKLRIPLTGPILQKIILSRFASFFAMMYRSGITVLDALRNSEEIVGNRVIADGLRRATQQITAGDSLAEAFQNTGIFPNLVVRMLRLGEATGALDTALMNVNYFYDRDVRESVDKAMKVIEPALTMVLGLILAFILWAVLSPVYDILGKLNI